Proteins co-encoded in one Astatotilapia calliptera chromosome 18, fAstCal1.2, whole genome shotgun sequence genomic window:
- the ackr4a gene encoding atypical chemokine receptor 4: protein MEFSEEDYDYENTTYNFTYDDYPAVCEKGDIRSFAALFLPIMYTVCLVVGLAGNVLVVAVYAYHKRLKTMTDAFLTHLAVADLLLLLTLPFWAADAARGWELGEVVCKIVSACYTVNFTCCMLLLACISLDRYLSLVRAQDRDQRRWLQRAFTRKCCWKVCLAVWVTAFLLGLPDLIRSEVRQASDRNICLTIYPSSMARGGKAVLEVVEVLLGFLLPLLVMVTCYWRVGCALRGLPDESRGKKWKALRVLLIVVGVFVMTQLPYNVVKVYRAMDTVYSLVTHCGASKVLDQAAQVTESLALTHCCLNPILYAFVGSSFKMHMMRVAKKFEAKRRKRGSKTTETNVEEGMEMSFNSHTASQETNSFSI, encoded by the coding sequence ATGGAATTCTCAGAGGAAGACTACGACTATGAAAACACCACCTACAACTTCACCTATGATGACTATCCTGCCGTATGCGAGAAAGGGGACATCCGATCTTTCGCAGCCCTCTTCCTGCCCATCATGTACACCGTGTGTCTGGTGGTGGGACTGGCTGGAAACGTTTTAGTCGTGGCTGTCTACGCCTACCACAAACGCCTGAAGACCATGACAGATGCCTTCTTGACCCACTTGGCTGTGGCCGACTTGCTCCTGCTCCTCACGCTCCCTTTCTGGGCTGCTGATGCTGCAAGGGGCTGGGAGCTAGGGGAGGTTGTTTGTAAAATCGTGTCCGCCTGCTACACAGTGAATTTCACCTGCTGCATGTTGCTGCTGGCGTGCATCAGCTTGGATCGTTATTTATCGCTGGTCAGAGCACAGGATAGAGACCAAAGACGATGGCTACAGAGGGCGTTCACCAGGAAATGCTGTTGGAAGGTGTGTTTAGCTGTTTGGGTGACAGCTTTCCTCCTTGGCCTTCCTGATTTAATACGCTCAGAAGTGAGGCAGGCATCTGATAGAAATATCTGTCTAACCATCTATCCTTCATCTATGGCTCGAGGAGGTAAAGCTGTCCTAGAGGTGGTCGAGGTGTTGTTGGGATTCCTACTTCCTCTGCTGGTCATGGTGACCTGCTACTGGCGGGTGGGCTGTGCACTCCGGGGCCTCCCTGATGAGAGCAGAGGGAAGAAGTGGAAAGCTCTGCGTGTCCTTCTCATTGTCGTAGGGGTGTTTGTGATGACTCAGCTGCCTTACAACGTGGTTAAGGTGTATCGGGCAATGGATACAGTCTACAGTTTAGTGACCCACTGCGGGGCGAGTAAGGTGCTTGATCAGGCGGCTCAGGTGACAGAAAGCCTGGCTCTCACTCACTGCTGTCTGAACCCGATCCTCTATGCCTTTGTGGGGTCTTCCTTTAAGATGCACATGATGAGAGTGGCCAAGAAGTTTGAAGCGAAGCGAAGGAAGAGGGGaagcaaaacaacagaaactaaTGTGGAGGAGGGGATGGAAATGTCATTCAACTCCCACACTGCATCCCAAGAGACAAACTCATTCTCAATATGA